The Tenacibaculum jejuense genome includes a window with the following:
- a CDS encoding toxin-antitoxin system YwqK family antitoxin — translation MNSCTQENKKEFYDNGQLKESGKIINNKKEGVWKEFYKEGEVKAILHYENGLRSGDFTVFHQNGVVAKKGKLIKDTIPIGKWQWFYENKQLKKEGVLDNKGNQFGEWKAYHKNGLPMIIANFPTGKEVRYFDDGVTIEEKGFYKNGKKDSIWQTFYRSGTPRFIKTYKNGLKHGVAKSFFKNGRLDQKGFWFEGEAEGEWEEFEKEGYLKRRYLYKKGEEVWIKDYTKEGVLEIEKKFIKILGDSIVETFHSYYTTDKLLAEKGFTKEGYLFYNEFYENGKVKVTANQISNGNYRHNTYHENGQIKSSFIYEEYKEGFRNDDEYFNKLTNGNWKEFHENGTIAEEFSTKNGIIVGTHKIFYANNKLKKVINYNDEGDEVGEKISFHKNGNKTSYTHYDENGKKDMTKTFFENGNISEELTLKNGVMLIFKEYYNTKDNKLKSISYYDERGNGNKTSYTHYDENGKKDMTKTFFENGNISKEEILKSGVLVTIKEYYHNTKDIKLRSITYYDEKGEYKTAEYYDEDGTKLKRKN, via the coding sequence ATGAATTCTTGTACTCAAGAAAATAAAAAGGAATTTTATGATAATGGTCAGCTTAAAGAGTCTGGAAAAATAATAAACAATAAGAAAGAAGGAGTTTGGAAAGAATTTTACAAAGAGGGTGAAGTTAAAGCGATATTACATTATGAAAACGGACTTCGTTCAGGTGATTTTACTGTGTTTCATCAGAATGGTGTAGTCGCTAAAAAAGGAAAGTTGATTAAAGATACTATTCCTATTGGTAAATGGCAGTGGTTTTATGAAAATAAGCAACTCAAAAAGGAAGGTGTTTTAGATAATAAAGGAAATCAATTTGGAGAATGGAAGGCTTATCATAAAAATGGATTACCAATGATTATAGCGAATTTTCCAACAGGTAAAGAGGTACGATATTTTGATGATGGTGTTACCATTGAAGAAAAAGGTTTTTATAAAAATGGAAAAAAAGATAGTATTTGGCAAACATTTTATAGAAGTGGAACACCTAGATTTATAAAAACATATAAAAATGGTTTAAAACATGGTGTTGCTAAGAGTTTTTTTAAGAATGGAAGGTTAGATCAAAAGGGTTTTTGGTTTGAAGGAGAAGCAGAAGGAGAATGGGAAGAATTTGAAAAAGAAGGTTATTTAAAAAGACGTTATCTGTACAAGAAAGGAGAAGAAGTATGGATAAAAGATTACACAAAAGAAGGTGTTTTGGAGATTGAAAAAAAGTTTATCAAAATATTAGGTGATTCCATAGTTGAAACATTTCATAGTTATTATACTACAGATAAATTACTTGCAGAAAAAGGATTTACAAAAGAAGGTTATTTATTTTATAACGAGTTTTATGAGAATGGTAAAGTAAAGGTTACTGCAAATCAAATATCAAATGGAAATTATCGTCATAACACCTATCATGAAAATGGTCAAATTAAATCTAGCTTTATTTATGAAGAATACAAAGAAGGATTTAGAAATGATGACGAATATTTTAACAAATTAACCAATGGAAATTGGAAAGAATTTCACGAAAATGGTACTATAGCAGAAGAATTTTCAACAAAAAATGGAATAATTGTCGGCACACACAAAATATTTTATGCCAATAACAAGCTTAAAAAAGTTATAAATTATAATGACGAAGGGGATGAGGTTGGAGAAAAAATTTCCTTTCATAAAAATGGAAATAAGACAAGTTACACGCATTATGATGAAAATGGAAAAAAGGATATGACCAAAACTTTTTTTGAAAATGGTAATATTTCTGAAGAGCTAACTTTAAAAAATGGTGTCATGTTAATTTTTAAGGAGTACTATAATACAAAAGATAATAAGCTGAAATCAATCAGTTATTATGATGAAAGAGGGAATGGAAATAAGACAAGTTACACGCATTATGATGAAAATGGGAAAAAGGATATGACCAAAACTTTTTTCGAAAATGGAAATATTTCTAAAGAAGAAATCCTAAAAAGTGGTGTCTTGGTAACTATTAAAGAATATTATCATAATACAAAGGATATTAAGTTACGATCAATCACTTATTATGATGAAAAAGGTGAATATAAAACTGCCGAGTATTATGATGAAGACGGTACTAAGTTAAAAAGGAAAAATTAA
- the miaE gene encoding tRNA-(ms[2]io[6]A)-hydroxylase codes for MLGLQFETETSWVDVAKSGLQQLLTDHAFAEQKAASNAVSIIINYSEETELVKDMSDIAIEEMEHFRMVHNLMVERGMVLGQATKNDYALQLQGFFPKTQDRTEALVHRLLVAALIEARSCERFKVFSDNMEDEQLSQFYKDLMISEANHYTLFLGYARKYMDKDIVNHKWGDLLAFEALMMKNRGTSAKVHG; via the coding sequence ATGTTAGGATTACAATTTGAAACAGAAACTTCATGGGTCGATGTAGCTAAAAGTGGTTTACAACAACTTTTAACAGATCATGCTTTTGCTGAACAAAAAGCGGCTAGTAATGCTGTATCTATCATTATTAACTATTCTGAGGAAACTGAATTAGTAAAGGATATGAGTGATATTGCTATTGAAGAAATGGAACATTTTAGAATGGTACATAATTTAATGGTTGAAAGAGGAATGGTTTTAGGTCAGGCTACAAAAAATGATTATGCTTTACAATTACAAGGTTTTTTCCCTAAGACTCAAGATCGTACAGAGGCTCTAGTTCACAGATTGTTAGTTGCTGCTTTAATTGAAGCAAGAAGCTGTGAGCGTTTTAAAGTTTTTTCAGACAATATGGAAGACGAACAATTGTCTCAGTTCTATAAAGATTTAATGATTTCTGAAGCAAATCATTATACTTTATTTTTAGGCTATGCAAGAAAGTATATGGACAAAGATATTGTTAATCATAAATGGGGAGATCTACTTGCTTTTGAAGCCCTAATGATGAAAAACAGAGGTACTTCTGCTAAAGTTCACGGGTAG
- a CDS encoding type II toxin-antitoxin system ParD family antitoxin, with protein MATVRKSITFTKQQDAWIKSQIEGGDYTNDSEYIRDLIRKDQANNSKLNYLRMAVQKGLDSDVSEKSVQDIIEAKIKEKQ; from the coding sequence ATGGCTACAGTAAGAAAATCAATTACATTTACAAAACAACAAGATGCTTGGATTAAATCACAAATAGAAGGTGGGGATTACACTAACGATAGTGAATATATTAGAGATTTAATAAGAAAAGACCAAGCTAATAACTCTAAATTAAACTATTTAAGAATGGCTGTTCAAAAAGGTCTTGATAGTGATGTTAGTGAAAAATCTGTTCAAGACATTATTGAAGCCAAGATTAAAGAAAAGCAATAA
- a CDS encoding DUF6443 domain-containing protein: protein MKKLLYILGLVVPMFVFSQNTNENYVLTKTYKEARTTPLNGHDKNKVMTNIQYFDGLGRLKQSIALEAGGKTLSNNNLPIDWTSGNTGSTGFYNRNGSDSENRIISGTTPFGGTDLLWECIPDATSNADGGWNTDYFPVDNTKTYRYTIWVKKNKVGGVAQGRTYHGTRNVNNLNGTVNNNPYFKHILLPQANTWYLLVGIVHPYNYKGGYTGVSGVYDVNGNKISNGTEFTWRPDTKTTQLRSYLYYTTDTSVRQYFWSPLFQEIDGSETSLNAIVNRPTTLVGEEQTKDIITHVSYDALGRQTKEYLPFTSGSNNANLRTGDVGLATQTYYGQKYAKDFAGVTIPVEINAYSEKSFDNSPLNRVLEQAAPGSDWKLGNNHEIRFDYQTNGNRDVRAYYVTTSFSNNTYTPTLQLNTSSSNNSGYYKAGELYKTITKDENWTSGLDHTTEEFKNKQGQVVLKRTYNNSQRHDTYYVYDDFGNLTYVIPPKSEGTVSKPTSTKLNELCYQYKYDYRNRLVEKKIPGKGWEYIVYDRLDRPVMTQDANLKAKKQWLFTKYDKLGRVVYTGIYYDSGGRSRTTHQVIVDNYLAGNTTRYFEDKTNSKNYNGVSVFYSNKGYPNSYHLTTQTINYYDTYVDLPSGLSNTVTTSYGQTSTSRTKGLATVTKVRVLGTNNWITTVSYYDEKARPIYVYSKNDYLNTIDIVESKLDDFTGKVLETKTTHKKTGKTDIITVDRFEYDHMDRLVSQNQQVNNQTSERIVKNNYDDLGQLESKLVGNGTKVGYKDVTSGLSISNNIITKTGAIGWSHALATQGSINGDGYVEFISEANGKYYMAGLSSDNTNSHFSTIDFAIYVLNNSRIFIYESGSNKGQKTTHKKGDILRVERIGDQVHYKKNGETFYISEKRSSGSLLGDISMYHNGAKIKDFKIVDNSKGLQKVDYKYNVRGWLTNINEDVHNDNDLFNFSIKYNDSDVELSKRLYNGNIAQTRWQTENVDKTTKTYNYSYDALNRITNAIGVETPYYDLFGVSYDKNGNILKLHRHGYQENGVDYNMDRLTYGYFNYSNKLKTVSDAGNKVYGFKDGTNTTDDYAYDANGNMIIDKNKKITNIRYNHLNLPISVSFEDDSSISYKYDASGVKLYKQSVNETTGEESFTSYAGNYIYERDKLQFFNHPEGYVKANVTSSGVEMDYVYQYKDHLGNVRLSYTDNNGDGNITQNEIIEESNYYPFGLKHKGYNNNVSSLGNSTAQKFGYNGIEYNESLGLNLHEMDVRSYDPAIARWTGIDPVIHYDYSPYQAFDNNPVYWSDPSGADSESEHDKWVANVEAGWRAVDNGASAHEAFGNGASNEEQGNNSENEWLDLTKNKLLDITRELTGITADNSDGKLNDIAGDIFEQAYHEFANARIIGYHASIDLNLRGVKVPDGKSSAKFIIRESWLRVRGTLVPDATWHEVKAKNSRTKIKLGTREGSQMMGFAEQLVKSNPPMAKRGYLALVYATTSDTKISPKLRGIIKLRHNIKVTQFIAQYRKSKSGYEVRWIDQKRGGRYGAGSKNGVILKY, encoded by the coding sequence ATGAAAAAGTTATTATATATACTAGGTTTAGTAGTGCCTATGTTTGTATTCTCCCAGAATACTAATGAGAACTATGTGCTTACAAAAACATACAAAGAAGCCAGAACTACACCACTTAATGGTCATGATAAGAATAAAGTGATGACTAATATTCAGTATTTTGATGGTCTAGGAAGACTAAAACAAAGTATTGCATTAGAAGCAGGTGGAAAAACACTTTCAAATAATAATCTACCGATAGATTGGACATCAGGAAATACAGGTTCTACAGGTTTTTATAATAGAAATGGATCAGATTCAGAAAATCGCATCATCTCAGGAACAACTCCATTTGGTGGAACAGATTTATTATGGGAATGTATACCAGATGCCACAAGTAACGCAGATGGCGGTTGGAATACAGATTATTTTCCTGTAGATAACACCAAAACCTATCGTTATACTATTTGGGTTAAGAAAAACAAAGTGGGCGGTGTCGCTCAAGGTAGAACATACCATGGTACTCGTAACGTAAATAACTTAAATGGAACAGTTAATAACAATCCGTATTTTAAGCATATTTTATTACCTCAAGCAAATACTTGGTATTTACTAGTAGGTATAGTTCATCCTTATAATTACAAAGGAGGATATACAGGAGTGAGTGGAGTTTATGATGTAAATGGAAACAAAATTTCAAATGGTACAGAATTTACATGGAGACCAGATACTAAAACAACTCAATTAAGAAGTTATTTATATTATACTACAGACACCAGTGTTCGTCAATACTTTTGGAGTCCATTATTTCAAGAAATAGACGGAAGTGAAACATCGTTAAATGCTATTGTAAATCGACCAACGACTTTAGTCGGTGAAGAGCAGACTAAAGATATCATCACTCATGTTTCTTATGATGCTTTAGGAAGACAAACCAAAGAGTATTTACCATTTACAAGTGGATCTAATAATGCGAATTTACGAACAGGAGATGTGGGGTTAGCAACGCAAACATACTATGGTCAGAAATATGCGAAGGATTTTGCAGGAGTAACAATTCCGGTGGAAATTAATGCCTATTCAGAAAAGAGTTTTGATAACTCACCGTTAAATAGAGTATTAGAACAAGCTGCACCAGGATCAGATTGGAAATTAGGGAACAATCACGAAATTCGATTTGATTATCAAACTAATGGTAACAGAGATGTAAGAGCTTATTATGTAACAACTAGTTTTTCAAATAATACTTATACTCCAACATTACAATTAAACACATCTAGTAGTAATAATAGTGGTTATTATAAAGCTGGTGAATTGTATAAAACTATAACGAAAGATGAAAACTGGACATCTGGTTTAGATCACACTACAGAAGAGTTTAAAAATAAGCAAGGACAAGTCGTATTGAAACGTACGTACAATAATAGTCAGCGACACGATACATATTATGTATATGATGATTTTGGTAATTTAACTTATGTAATTCCACCAAAGTCTGAAGGAACAGTAAGTAAACCTACTAGTACAAAATTAAACGAGCTATGTTATCAATACAAATATGATTACAGAAATCGTTTGGTAGAAAAGAAAATCCCTGGTAAAGGTTGGGAATACATCGTTTATGATAGATTAGATCGTCCTGTGATGACACAAGACGCCAATTTAAAAGCAAAAAAACAATGGTTATTTACAAAGTATGATAAATTGGGAAGAGTAGTATATACAGGTATTTACTATGATTCAGGAGGTAGAAGTAGAACTACTCATCAAGTAATTGTAGATAATTATTTAGCAGGTAATACAACCAGATATTTTGAGGATAAAACAAATTCCAAAAATTATAATGGTGTATCTGTATTTTATTCAAATAAAGGTTATCCGAACTCTTATCATTTGACTACACAAACAATAAACTACTACGATACTTATGTAGATTTACCAAGTGGATTATCAAATACAGTAACAACAAGTTACGGACAAACATCAACTAGTAGAACTAAAGGTTTAGCTACAGTAACTAAAGTACGTGTTTTAGGAACCAATAATTGGATTACTACCGTAAGCTATTATGATGAAAAAGCACGTCCAATTTATGTGTATAGTAAAAATGATTATTTGAATACAATTGATATTGTAGAAAGTAAGTTAGATGATTTTACAGGAAAAGTGTTAGAGACCAAAACGACACATAAGAAAACAGGAAAGACTGATATTATTACAGTAGATCGTTTTGAATACGATCATATGGATCGTTTAGTGAGTCAAAACCAACAGGTAAACAATCAAACTTCAGAACGAATTGTAAAAAATAATTATGATGATTTAGGGCAATTAGAAAGTAAACTCGTAGGAAATGGAACAAAAGTAGGTTATAAAGATGTTACTAGTGGACTTTCTATAAGTAATAATATCATTACCAAGACAGGAGCTATAGGCTGGTCTCACGCATTGGCTACTCAAGGAAGTATAAATGGAGATGGATATGTTGAGTTTATATCAGAAGCTAATGGGAAATATTATATGGCAGGTTTATCTAGTGATAATACAAACTCTCATTTTAGTACTATTGATTTTGCGATTTATGTTTTAAATAATTCAAGGATTTTTATTTACGAATCAGGTAGTAATAAAGGTCAAAAAACGACACATAAAAAAGGAGATATTTTAAGGGTTGAACGAATAGGAGATCAAGTTCACTATAAGAAAAATGGAGAAACCTTTTATATCTCAGAAAAAAGATCATCAGGTTCTTTATTAGGAGATATTTCTATGTATCATAACGGAGCTAAAATCAAAGACTTTAAGATTGTAGACAACAGTAAAGGACTACAAAAAGTTGATTACAAGTACAATGTACGCGGATGGTTAACAAATATTAACGAAGATGTGCATAATGACAATGATTTGTTTAACTTTAGCATAAAGTATAACGATTCAGATGTGGAATTAAGCAAACGCTTATATAATGGAAATATCGCCCAAACTCGTTGGCAAACAGAGAATGTAGATAAAACTACAAAAACTTACAATTACTCTTATGATGCATTAAATAGGATTACAAATGCAATAGGTGTTGAAACACCTTATTATGATCTTTTTGGTGTGAGCTATGATAAAAATGGAAATATATTGAAATTACATAGACATGGTTACCAAGAAAATGGAGTTGATTATAATATGGATAGACTTACCTATGGTTATTTTAATTATAGCAACAAATTGAAAACGGTTTCAGATGCAGGAAATAAAGTCTATGGTTTCAAAGATGGTACAAATACTACTGATGATTATGCTTACGATGCCAATGGAAACATGATAATTGATAAGAATAAGAAAATCACTAACATTAGATACAATCATTTAAACTTACCCATATCTGTAAGTTTTGAAGATGATAGCAGTATAAGTTATAAATATGATGCTTCTGGTGTTAAACTTTATAAACAATCTGTTAATGAAACTACAGGAGAAGAAAGCTTTACTAGTTATGCTGGGAATTATATATATGAAAGAGATAAATTACAATTCTTTAACCACCCAGAAGGATATGTAAAAGCAAATGTCACATCGAGCGGAGTCGAGATGGATTACGTATACCAATACAAAGATCATTTAGGGAATGTTCGTTTATCATATACCGACAATAATGGAGATGGTAACATTACCCAAAATGAAATTATAGAAGAATCTAATTATTATCCTTTTGGACTCAAACATAAAGGATATAATAACAATGTTTCGAGTCTTGGAAATAGTACTGCGCAGAAGTTTGGGTATAATGGAATTGAGTACAATGAAAGCTTAGGTCTTAATCTTCATGAAATGGATGTGCGTAGTTATGATCCTGCAATAGCTCGTTGGACAGGTATTGACCCTGTTATACATTATGATTATTCACCCTATCAAGCTTTTGATAACAATCCTGTATATTGGTCTGATCCAAGTGGTGCAGATTCAGAATCAGAGCATGATAAGTGGGTAGCAAATGTCGAAGCTGGTTGGAGAGCTGTAGATAATGGTGCTTCTGCTCATGAAGCGTTTGGAAATGGAGCTAGTAATGAAGAGCAGGGAAATAATTCTGAGAATGAATGGTTAGATCTCACCAAAAATAAATTACTTGATATAACTAGGGAATTAACCGGTATAACGGCAGATAATTCTGATGGAAAACTTAATGATATTGCAGGTGATATTTTTGAACAAGCTTATCATGAATTTGCTAATGCAAGGATAATAGGTTATCATGCTTCAATAGATTTAAATTTAAGAGGTGTTAAAGTACCTGATGGTAAATCTTCTGCAAAATTTATAATAAGAGAAAGCTGGCTTCGTGTTAGAGGTACTTTGGTTCCAGATGCTACATGGCATGAGGTTAAAGCAAAAAATAGTAGGACTAAGATTAAATTAGGTACAAGAGAAGGTTCTCAAATGATGGGATTTGCAGAACAATTAGTTAAATCTAACCCACCAATGGCAAAACGAGGTTATTTGGCTTTAGTTTACGCAACAACGTCTGATACTAAAATTTCACCTAAACTCAGAGGTATAATTAAGTTAAGACATAATATAAAGGTCACTCAATTCATAGCGCAATACAGAAAATCAAAATCAGGATACGAAGTAAGATGGATAGATCAAAAGCGTGGTGGTAGATATGGAGCTGGCTCTAAAAATGGTGTAATTTTAAAATACTAA
- a CDS encoding type II toxin-antitoxin system RelE/ParE family toxin, with translation MSKLNYQLRKEAQFDLEDIFDYSQDNFGLDIAIKYLNELENTFFNLCEYPHIGKDRSEIKFVVYSFVHKEHLILNKITETKIDILRVLHQSRDLPRFIKYL, from the coding sequence ATGTCAAAACTTAATTATCAATTAAGAAAAGAAGCTCAATTTGATTTAGAAGATATTTTTGACTATTCTCAAGATAATTTTGGTTTAGATATTGCAATTAAATATTTGAATGAATTAGAAAATACCTTTTTCAATCTATGTGAATATCCTCATATTGGAAAAGATAGATCTGAAATTAAATTTGTCGTGTACAGTTTCGTCCACAAAGAACATTTGATTCTCAATAAAATAACTGAAACAAAAATAGATATTTTAAGAGTTTTACATCAAAGTAGAGATTTACCAAGGTTTATAAAATATCTTTAA
- a CDS encoding CAP domain-containing protein yields the protein MKLIKSLFFICCLAIFSCSSNEENIDTNGDENLENPTNEVDYETQILNLLNKHRTDNGLAELAVLDIIKTQTEAHTDYMIGKGDISHDNFSDRSDFLQQNADARSTAENVAFGYNNAQSLVNAWINSDGHRRNIEGNFTHFNITAKQNKNGAWYYTNIFIRR from the coding sequence ATGAAATTAATTAAATCATTATTCTTTATTTGTTGTTTAGCTATTTTTTCTTGTAGTTCTAACGAAGAAAACATTGACACTAATGGAGATGAAAACCTTGAAAATCCAACGAATGAAGTTGATTACGAAACTCAAATTCTAAACTTACTAAATAAACATAGAACCGATAATGGTTTAGCTGAGTTAGCTGTTTTAGATATTATAAAAACACAAACAGAAGCTCACACCGATTACATGATAGGTAAAGGTGATATTTCACATGATAATTTTAGTGATCGTAGTGATTTCTTACAGCAAAATGCGGATGCTAGAAGTACAGCAGAAAACGTAGCTTTTGGATATAATAATGCCCAATCTCTAGTTAACGCATGGATAAATAGTGATGGGCATCGTAGAAATATTGAGGGAAATTTCACACATTTTAATATCACTGCAAAGCAAAATAAAAATGGAGCTTGGTATTACACCAACATCTTTATTAGAAGATAA
- a CDS encoding DUF4870 domain-containing protein: MQRNKELLAITHLSQLLDLLTVIGGFVTPLIIWILKKDEVEGMDEHGKSILNFRISMFIYALLCVPLILFFGLGILGLIFLGIIYFIFPIINAIKATNGEAPNYPLSIRFLE; the protein is encoded by the coding sequence ATGCAGAGAAATAAAGAATTATTAGCAATTACACATTTAAGTCAGTTATTAGATCTATTAACCGTTATAGGAGGTTTTGTAACACCTTTAATTATTTGGATTCTTAAAAAGGACGAAGTTGAAGGAATGGATGAGCATGGTAAGTCGATTCTTAACTTTAGAATTTCGATGTTTATTTATGCGTTATTGTGTGTGCCGTTAATTTTATTTTTTGGGTTAGGAATTTTAGGTCTTATTTTTTTAGGAATAATTTATTTTATTTTCCCAATTATAAACGCAATTAAAGCTACTAATGGAGAAGCTCCTAATTATCCATTAAGTATTAGATTTCTAGAATAA
- the mnmE gene encoding tRNA uridine-5-carboxymethylaminomethyl(34) synthesis GTPase MnmE encodes MQTLINDTIVALATPSGVGAISVIRLSGEKSIEIVNQFFTSVKKNKSLLDQKTHTIHLGHITNKGKIIDEVLVSIFKNPNSYTGENVVEISCHGSVFIQQEILQLFLSNGCRMADNGEFTMRAFLNGKMDLSQAEAVADVIASNSEASHQMAIQQMRGGITNELKDLRGQLLDFAALIELELDFSGEDVEFADRTKFRELVTKITSVLKRLIDSFAFGNAMKNGIPVAIIGEPNVGKSTLLNALLNEEKAIVSDIAGTTRDAIEDEMIIDGVAFRFIDTAGIRETEDVVESIGIQKAYEKADKAQLVIFLVNAEKIHNNSSDIIEEISQIKDRFEHKRLLLIANKIDNLSETALEQIKTTLPQALLLSAKQKIGVDSLKSELTSLVNTGALSNNETIVTNSRHFEALNNALESIQSVDNGIELGISSDLFAIDIRECLRHLGNITGEYDVDKDILGHIFSNFCIGK; translated from the coding sequence TTGCAAACACTAATTAACGATACAATTGTTGCCTTAGCTACTCCTTCAGGAGTTGGAGCCATTTCTGTAATTCGACTTTCTGGTGAAAAGTCTATTGAAATTGTAAATCAATTTTTTACTTCAGTTAAAAAAAACAAATCGTTATTAGATCAAAAAACACATACGATTCATTTAGGTCATATTACTAATAAGGGAAAGATTATAGATGAAGTTTTGGTTTCTATTTTTAAAAATCCAAATTCGTATACTGGTGAAAATGTAGTAGAAATTTCTTGCCATGGTTCTGTATTCATTCAACAAGAAATTTTACAACTATTTTTAAGCAACGGATGTAGAATGGCCGATAATGGTGAATTTACCATGCGTGCTTTTTTGAATGGTAAAATGGATTTAAGTCAGGCTGAAGCTGTGGCAGATGTGATTGCTTCTAATTCTGAAGCTTCGCATCAAATGGCTATTCAGCAAATGCGTGGTGGAATTACCAATGAATTGAAAGATTTACGCGGCCAACTTTTAGATTTTGCTGCTTTAATTGAATTAGAATTGGATTTTTCTGGAGAAGACGTTGAGTTTGCAGATCGCACAAAATTCCGTGAATTGGTGACTAAAATTACATCAGTTTTAAAACGTTTAATTGATAGTTTTGCTTTTGGTAATGCCATGAAAAATGGAATTCCGGTTGCTATTATTGGTGAGCCAAACGTTGGGAAATCGACACTTTTAAATGCTTTATTAAACGAGGAAAAAGCTATTGTTTCTGATATTGCTGGAACTACACGTGATGCTATTGAAGATGAAATGATTATTGATGGTGTAGCTTTTCGTTTTATTGATACTGCAGGAATTCGTGAAACTGAAGATGTGGTAGAAAGTATCGGTATACAAAAGGCTTATGAAAAAGCCGATAAAGCACAGCTTGTGATCTTTTTAGTAAATGCTGAAAAGATTCACAATAACTCTTCGGATATTATAGAAGAGATTTCACAAATTAAAGATCGTTTTGAACATAAACGTTTACTTTTAATTGCGAATAAAATCGATAATTTATCTGAAACTGCTTTAGAACAAATTAAAACTACTCTTCCGCAAGCTTTATTATTATCTGCAAAGCAGAAAATAGGTGTAGATTCTTTAAAAAGTGAATTGACTTCTTTAGTGAATACTGGAGCTTTAAGTAATAATGAAACTATTGTGACAAATTCTCGTCATTTTGAGGCTTTAAATAATGCTTTAGAAAGTATTCAATCTGTTGATAATGGAATAGAACTTGGTATCTCTTCTGATTTATTTGCTATCGACATCCGCGAGTGTTTACGTCATTTAGGAAATATTACTGGTGAGTATGACGTAGATAAAGATATTTTAGGCCATATTTTCTCTAACTTTTGTATTGGGAAATAG
- a CDS encoding DUF4268 domain-containing protein has product MFSKEESAKIRKEFWTSFGKSFPRKWLLYNTKIKGFAFKFQADRKKAFVCLDFEHPEEVANELLYDQLLALRKILETEYLPEVIFDNAFQLESGKYIHRIYVLHEKKFSIHNKNTWRDCYEFFVETMTQFELFYYEYEDFIKQAI; this is encoded by the coding sequence ATGTTTAGTAAGGAAGAATCTGCAAAAATTAGAAAAGAATTCTGGACGAGCTTTGGAAAATCGTTTCCTAGAAAATGGTTATTATACAATACAAAAATCAAAGGATTTGCATTTAAATTTCAAGCTGATCGAAAAAAAGCTTTTGTATGTTTAGATTTTGAACATCCTGAAGAAGTTGCTAACGAATTGTTATATGATCAGTTACTAGCATTAAGAAAAATATTAGAAACGGAATATTTACCTGAAGTTATTTTTGACAACGCTTTTCAATTAGAAAGCGGAAAATATATTCACAGAATATACGTTTTACATGAAAAGAAATTTAGTATTCATAACAAAAATACTTGGCGTGATTGTTACGAATTTTTTGTAGAAACAATGACTCAGTTTGAATTGTTTTATTATGAATATGAAGATTTTATAAAACAAGCCATTTAA